In a single window of the Magnolia sinica isolate HGM2019 chromosome 7, MsV1, whole genome shotgun sequence genome:
- the LOC131250875 gene encoding uncharacterized protein LOC131250875 — translation MWPTIGKDNVNQYGATGNENTKGDVNMEATITADDVIRAGGFGAMDDISSLLPVAVDSTDFEASLRDARDFEEPQGEISRPGLGWSEVTESEDC, via the coding sequence atgtggcccaccattggaAAAGACAATGTCAACCAATATGGTGCTACTGGTAACGAGAACACTAAAGGTGATGTGAACATGGAAGCGACCATAACAGCTGATGATGTTATACGGGCTGGTGGCTTTGGAGCTATGGATGATATAAGCAGCCTCCTTCCCGTTGCAGTTGATTCTACTGATTTTGAGGCTTCTCTCCGTGATGCCCGTGATTTCGAAGAACCTCAGGGGGAAATATCCCGACCGGGTCTTGGCTGGTCAGAAGTTACGGAATCAGAAGACTGTTAA
- the LOC131250874 gene encoding cytokinin dehydrogenase 9-like — protein MRTPTICFLRQNNTIFLRIFMVLFLSGITANINLGSNLPSTATSATDLDVQSWLNSLSLDGHFSFHDLHRVSKDFGNQHQSVPSAILQPKSVSDIAATLKHVFQMGPSSKLKVAARGHGHSLRGQSHAPGGVVVDMKSLQGPEMRIHIGKVPYVDVSGGELWINILHESLKYGLAPKSWTDYLHLTVGGTLSNAGISGQAFRHGPQISNVHQLEIVTGKGDVVTCSEKQNADLFHAVLGGLGQFGIITRARIALEPAPKMVKWIRALYSDFSIFTKDQELLVSAEKTFDYIEGFVIINRTGLLNNWRSSFNPQDPLQASQFRSDGRTLFCLELTKNFNPDETNTVNQEVKSLLSRLSYIPSTLFMSEVPYLEFLDRVHVSEMKLRSKGLWEVPHPWLNLLIPRTGIHDFAKEVFGNILTDSSNGPILIYPLNKSKWDNRTSVVTPGEDVFYLVAFLSSALPSSSRPDSLEHLLDQNKRILDFCTTAGIGMKQYLPHYTTQEEWRAHFGPQWEAFAQRKSMYDPFAILAPGQRIFQREYPYAMLT, from the exons atgagaacaCCAACCATTTGTTTTCTTAGGCAAAACAACACTATATTCCTCAGAATATTCATGGTCTTGTTCTTGAGTGGTATCACTGCCAATATCAACCTTGGGTCCAACCTCCCCTCCACCGCCACCTCTGCCACAGACCTCGACGTGCAATCGTGGCTGAATTCGCTGAGTCTTGATGGGCATTTCAGCTTCCACGATCTTCATCGTGTCTCCAAAGACTTCGGCAACCAGCACCAGTCAGTCCCGTCTGCAATCCTACAACCCAAGTCAGTTTCCGACATAGCAGCCACGTTAAAGCATGTTTTCCAAATGGGTCCAAGTTCGAAGCTTAAAGTTGCTGCCAGGGGCCACGGTCACTCGCTCCGAGGCCAGTCACATGCCCCCGGTGGAGTGGTTGTCGATATGAAGTCGCTGCAGGGGCCAGAGATGAGGATTCACATCGGGAAAGTCCCTTACGTGGATGTCTCTGGAGGGGAGCTGTGGATAAACATACTGCATGAAAGTCTAAAATATGGGCTTGCACCCAAGTCATGGACTGACTATCTCCATCTCACCGTTGGCGGCACATTGTCCAATGCAGGAATCAGCGGGCAGGCCTTCCGGCATGGACCCCAGATCAGTAATGTCCACCAGCTGGAGATTGTCACTG GTAAAGGAGATGTAGTTACCTGTTCAGAGAAGCAGAATGCCGATCTCTTTCACGCTGTTCTCGGAGGATTGGGCCAGTTTGGGATCATCACCCGAGCTAGAATTGCCCTCGAGCCAGCACCCAAGATG GTGAAATGGATAAGAGCCTTATACTCTGACTTTTCCATCTTCACCAAGGACCAGGAGCTGTTGGTATCTGCCGAGAAGACTTTCGACTACATTGAAGGCTTCGTGATAATAAACAGGACAGGCCTTTTGAATAACTGGAGATCCTCGTTCAACCCACAAGACCCACTTCAAGCCAGCCAGTTTAGATCAGATGGTCGTACTCTCTTTTGTCTAGAACTGACCAAGAACTTCAACCCGGATGAGACAAACACCGTGAACCAG GAAGTCAAGAGCCTCTTGTCTCGGTTGAGCTACATACCATCAACACTGTTCATGTCAGAGGTACCGTACCTTGAATTCCTCGACAGAGTACATGTTTCCGAAATGAAGCTCAGATCAAAAGGGCTGTGGGAAGTTCCCCACCCATGGCTCAATCTTCTCATCCCAAGAACTGGAATCCATGATTTTGCTAAAGAAGTCTTCGGCAACATTCTGACAGACAGCAGCAATGGCCCCATCCTCATCTACCCACTTAACAAATCCAA GTGGGACAACAGAACATCAGTGGTTACTCCAGGTGAAGATGTTTTCTACCTGGTGGCATTTCTTTCCTCAGCATTGCCATCTTCTTCTCGCCCCGACAGTTTAGAACATCTTTTAGACCAGAACAAAAGAATTCTAGACTTCTGCACGACAGCCGGCATTGGTATGAAGCAATATCTCCCGCATTACACCACACAGGAAGAGTGGCGGGCCCACTTCGGCCCCCAGTGGGAAGCATTTGCCCAGAGAAAATCCATGTATGACCCTTTCGCGATACTCGCTCCTGGCCAGAGAATCTTCCAAAGAGAATACCCTTACGCGATGCTGACGTGA